From Geitlerinema sp. PCC 9228, one genomic window encodes:
- the queC gene encoding 7-cyano-7-deazaguanine synthase QueC has protein sequence MKPRAVVLLSGGLDSATSAAQAIADGYEAIALSFRYGQRHERELEAANTIAQHLGMEKHYTVDVPIGQWGGSSLTEANQEIPTEGVNPNAIPSTYVPGRNTVFIAIALSLAEAVAAETIYLGINAIDYSGYPDCRPEYLEAMQKVAGLSSKVGVEGKPPKLVAPLVRDSKADIVRRALQLGVPIAETWSCYQGGEQPCGVCDSCRLRDRALIEAGVEELATPTGRQLYAEPG, from the coding sequence ATGAAACCACGTGCGGTTGTTTTACTTTCTGGCGGATTGGATTCGGCGACTTCGGCGGCTCAAGCGATCGCCGATGGGTATGAAGCGATCGCGCTGTCTTTTCGCTACGGTCAGCGCCACGAACGAGAACTGGAAGCTGCCAACACCATCGCCCAGCATTTGGGGATGGAAAAACATTATACGGTGGATGTGCCCATCGGTCAGTGGGGCGGTTCTTCCCTCACCGAAGCCAACCAGGAGATTCCCACCGAAGGGGTCAATCCCAACGCCATTCCTTCGACTTATGTTCCTGGGCGCAATACGGTGTTTATCGCGATCGCCCTTTCCCTCGCCGAAGCCGTTGCCGCCGAGACTATTTATTTAGGTATCAACGCCATCGATTATTCTGGCTATCCTGATTGTCGCCCTGAATATCTAGAAGCCATGCAAAAAGTAGCGGGGCTATCTTCTAAAGTCGGGGTAGAAGGCAAACCACCTAAATTGGTCGCGCCGTTGGTACGGGATAGCAAAGCCGATATTGTGCGCCGCGCCCTGCAATTGGGAGTTCCCATCGCCGAAACTTGGTCTTGCTATCAAGGGGGAGAACAACCCTGTGGCGTGTGCGATTCCTGTCGCCTGCGCGATCGCGCTTTAATCGAAGCTGGCGTTGAAGAGTTGGCAACGCCTACGGGAAGACAGTTATATGCCGAACCAGGATAG
- the tilS gene encoding tRNA lysidine(34) synthetase TilS has product MPNQDSWTLLHAQIHQTLREKQLLPRRQSVLIAVSGGQDSLCLAKLLWDLQPKWEWQLGIAHCDHRWHTDAGMAEHVEAIANQWQLPFYIKVAPTGGSHTINLQSEAAARKWRYQALTEMAIEVGYGYLVVAHTLSDRAETLLYNLMRGAGADGLQALTWQRFLQPNLQLVRPLLEISRQQTGDFCRQMGLPVWEDPQNENWQYARPRIRHQLLPYLQTHFNPKVEQSLAQTAELLRADVAYLETAARDLRQRALYQHNTFDRQILQKAPLALQRRALRQFLQDMLPHTPRFEHVEKLVALINAPNRSRTDPFPGGAIAEVSGNWILWQEAQ; this is encoded by the coding sequence ATGCCGAACCAGGATAGCTGGACCCTCCTGCACGCACAAATCCACCAAACGTTACGAGAAAAACAGTTATTGCCCCGCCGCCAGAGCGTTTTGATAGCGGTTTCTGGCGGTCAAGATTCCCTATGTTTGGCGAAGTTGCTGTGGGATTTGCAACCGAAATGGGAATGGCAGTTGGGAATTGCCCACTGCGACCACCGCTGGCATACAGATGCGGGAATGGCGGAACATGTGGAAGCGATCGCCAATCAGTGGCAGTTGCCTTTTTATATCAAAGTAGCCCCAACGGGGGGCAGCCACACCATCAATCTCCAGAGCGAAGCGGCAGCGAGAAAATGGCGTTACCAAGCGCTAACGGAAATGGCGATCGAGGTGGGTTATGGTTATTTGGTGGTGGCTCATACCCTCAGCGATCGCGCCGAAACGCTGCTGTACAATTTAATGCGGGGAGCAGGTGCCGATGGATTGCAGGCGCTCACCTGGCAGCGGTTTTTACAACCAAACCTACAATTGGTGCGTCCTTTGTTGGAGATTTCTCGCCAACAAACAGGAGACTTCTGCCGCCAGATGGGGTTGCCGGTTTGGGAAGACCCGCAAAACGAAAATTGGCAGTACGCTCGCCCGCGCATTCGCCACCAGTTACTGCCCTATTTGCAAACCCATTTCAATCCCAAGGTGGAACAATCCCTGGCACAAACCGCAGAATTGCTACGTGCGGATGTGGCGTATTTAGAAACCGCCGCCCGAGATTTGCGCCAGCGCGCCCTATACCAGCACAATACCTTCGACCGCCAGATTTTACAAAAAGCTCCTTTGGCGCTCCAACGGCGTGCTTTGCGTCAATTCTTACAAGATATGCTGCCCCACACCCCTCGTTTCGAGCATGTGGAGAAGCTGGTGGCTTTAATTAATGCTCCCAACCGTTCCCGTACCGATCCTTTTCCTGGAGGTGCGATCGCAGAAGTTTCTGGCAATTGGATTTTGTGGCAAGAAGCACAGTGA
- the hmpF gene encoding pilus motility taxis protein HmpF: protein MTRDASPLTDKWDNPHHKERHRRGILGVLYLAEVQKSKGVFGGKAQLKLLACQRGEQSWNAVNKNPIPAEEANGFNSGALVLVELDSNDRIKKPPQEAGRGLVSILQNFSRLQEKYKNQEEEIEQWKQSLTFQSQELNRREAEMEARREELEQMQQEVEQLQAQRQEIENAQQQAQQLQEEAQRRQKELDEAAKRIEAEKRQLQEQQQHLQQASSLNSEQVQRIQELLNQISGAVAPTDTVREAVNEALNGVDSHQSLLDGYWQDLENQQAQAEQQQAEVDRLQGEIDKKVEELRQSQDSLENARSALRVQRETLHIKQEYAQSAANQLRNQEELYQQIFQLVETTDEVNISERVDMAELENMSLEEIQGKVQQLQQELERMSRFVNDQEEELNLERDTISQLQQQLEQAGSNDERDRLETELADEQDHYQMLNETLVGQRRNLRERQEILAQHQEVLWRRLGNPDMKPVEKKIDLGPILRRLDEQRQEQEQESKNLEAEVENMRSGIQQAEDAIAHQEQEHQELQNELDQMRQQWHEQSIAVAQIWGRVNLYREILQPIQDALNQLRSQLESAIRALNQVQETGDYQLQSIAELQRTVQDLGN, encoded by the coding sequence TTGACAAGGGACGCTAGTCCGCTTACCGACAAATGGGACAATCCCCACCATAAAGAACGTCACAGGCGAGGAATATTAGGCGTGTTGTATCTAGCGGAAGTACAGAAAAGTAAGGGCGTTTTTGGCGGTAAAGCCCAGTTAAAGCTTCTTGCTTGTCAGCGTGGCGAGCAAAGCTGGAATGCAGTCAACAAAAATCCCATACCAGCAGAGGAAGCAAACGGATTCAACTCGGGAGCGCTGGTTCTAGTCGAGCTAGATAGTAACGATCGCATCAAAAAACCCCCCCAAGAAGCCGGGCGGGGATTGGTCAGCATCCTCCAAAATTTCTCCCGCCTCCAAGAAAAATATAAAAACCAAGAAGAAGAAATCGAGCAGTGGAAACAGTCGCTCACCTTCCAAAGCCAGGAACTCAACCGTCGCGAAGCCGAAATGGAAGCGCGGCGGGAAGAACTGGAGCAAATGCAGCAGGAGGTAGAGCAACTACAGGCACAGCGCCAAGAAATTGAAAACGCCCAGCAACAGGCCCAGCAACTCCAGGAAGAAGCCCAAAGGCGACAAAAAGAACTCGACGAAGCCGCCAAACGCATTGAAGCCGAAAAACGCCAGCTGCAAGAACAACAACAGCACCTGCAACAGGCATCGTCGTTAAATAGCGAACAAGTCCAGCGCATCCAAGAGCTACTCAATCAAATCTCCGGCGCGGTTGCCCCCACCGACACGGTACGCGAAGCGGTGAACGAAGCCCTCAATGGGGTTGACAGCCACCAATCCCTTCTCGACGGCTACTGGCAAGACCTGGAAAACCAACAAGCTCAAGCCGAACAGCAACAGGCAGAAGTCGATCGCTTGCAAGGGGAAATTGACAAAAAAGTAGAAGAGCTACGCCAATCCCAAGATTCCTTAGAAAATGCCCGCAGTGCCCTGCGAGTACAGCGCGAAACCCTACATATCAAACAGGAATACGCTCAAAGCGCTGCCAACCAGCTGCGCAATCAAGAAGAACTATACCAGCAAATTTTCCAACTCGTAGAAACCACCGACGAAGTCAATATTAGCGAACGGGTGGATATGGCGGAGCTGGAAAATATGTCTTTGGAGGAAATCCAAGGCAAAGTACAGCAGTTGCAGCAAGAGTTGGAACGCATGTCACGGTTTGTCAACGACCAGGAAGAGGAATTAAATCTGGAACGAGACACCATTTCCCAGCTCCAACAGCAGCTAGAACAAGCTGGCAGCAACGACGAACGCGATCGCCTCGAAACCGAACTCGCCGACGAACAAGACCACTACCAAATGCTCAACGAAACCCTAGTCGGTCAGCGTCGCAATTTGCGGGAAAGACAGGAAATTTTAGCCCAACACCAAGAAGTTCTGTGGCGACGGCTGGGCAATCCCGACATGAAGCCGGTGGAAAAGAAAATCGACTTGGGTCCCATTTTGCGACGCCTTGACGAACAGCGTCAGGAACAAGAGCAAGAATCCAAAAATTTGGAAGCAGAAGTAGAAAATATGCGCTCCGGCATCCAACAAGCTGAAGACGCGATCGCCCATCAAGAACAAGAGCATCAAGAACTCCAAAACGAACTGGACCAAATGCGCCAGCAGTGGCACGAACAAAGCATCGCCGTTGCCCAAATTTGGGGTCGCGTCAACCTATATCGCGAAATCCTACAACCCATACAAGACGCCCTCAACCAACTCCGTTCCCAACTAGAAAGTGCCATTCGCGCTTTGAACCAAGTTCAGGAAACGGGAGACTATCAGTTGCAGTCAATTGCAGAGTTGCAGCGAACCGTGCAAGATTTGGGGAATTAG
- the rpmI gene encoding 50S ribosomal protein L35 has translation MPKTKVKTRKAAAKRFRATGSGKIVRRKAFKSHLLKHKKSVRKRRLSKPALVHKTDEDNVRKMMPYL, from the coding sequence ATGCCAAAAACCAAAGTAAAGACTCGCAAAGCTGCTGCCAAGCGTTTTCGAGCCACTGGAAGTGGTAAAATCGTACGTCGCAAAGCGTTCAAAAGCCACTTGCTCAAGCACAAAAAATCCGTACGCAAGCGTCGTTTGTCCAAGCCGGCCTTGGTCCACAAAACCGATGAGGACAACGTACGGAAAATGATGCCGTATCTATAG
- the rplT gene encoding 50S ribosomal protein L20 — MTRVKRGNVARKRRKKILKLAKGFRGGNSKLFRTANQRVMRALSYAYADRRRRKRNFRRLWITRINAAARQNGMSYSRLVDGLRKANIQLNRKMLAQMAVMDPESFRQVVQVASQSK, encoded by the coding sequence ATGACCAGAGTAAAACGCGGCAACGTAGCTCGCAAACGCCGCAAAAAGATTCTCAAACTCGCCAAAGGATTTCGCGGCGGCAACTCGAAGCTATTTCGCACCGCCAACCAGCGCGTCATGCGGGCGCTGTCTTATGCCTATGCCGACCGGCGTCGGCGCAAGCGCAATTTCCGTCGCTTGTGGATTACCCGCATCAATGCGGCCGCCAGGCAAAATGGTATGAGTTACAGCCGCCTCGTAGATGGCTTGCGCAAAGCCAATATCCAGCTCAACCGGAAAATGCTGGCACAGATGGCGGTCATGGATCCGGAAAGCTTCCGCCAAGTGGTGCAAGTCGCCAGCCAAAGCAAATAA
- a CDS encoding transporter substrate-binding domain-containing protein encodes MLTGRAKLGHQKIGVGVFLSRVVFPRGGIAIVQMAIALVVGIGDGRHGVEAAEWKEIQKRGYLIVAVKENLRPLGFRNAQGELQGFEIDIAKRLAERLLGSAEAVRWLPVSNQQRLAVVLRGEADMAIAHVTATEMRSRVVSFSLPYYVDGAAAVVKDPTIDSWQELSEATIGVLAGSSTAATVKYFYPEVTLKKVDSYQAGRSLLVAGQADAFAADMSILAGWAQTDPQVSLLSQRLSAQPIAVVIPKGLQYQPLRQQIDRAIREWWESGWLRSRAQHWQVPFSDWRKLWEDRLR; translated from the coding sequence GTGTTGACCGGGCGCGCGAAATTGGGACATCAAAAAATCGGGGTAGGAGTGTTCCTATCCCGAGTTGTTTTTCCCCGTGGGGGCATTGCCATCGTTCAGATGGCGATCGCGTTGGTGGTGGGCATCGGCGATGGCAGGCATGGGGTAGAAGCAGCAGAATGGAAAGAGATCCAAAAGCGGGGATATTTAATTGTCGCGGTCAAAGAGAATCTCCGGCCGTTGGGATTTCGTAACGCCCAAGGGGAATTGCAAGGATTTGAAATCGATATTGCCAAACGGCTAGCCGAGCGATTGTTGGGGAGTGCCGAAGCAGTGCGGTGGTTACCTGTAAGCAACCAACAGCGGTTGGCTGTGGTTTTGCGCGGTGAAGCCGACATGGCGATCGCCCACGTAACCGCTACAGAAATGCGATCGCGGGTGGTGAGCTTCAGCCTCCCCTATTACGTAGACGGTGCCGCAGCAGTAGTCAAAGACCCCACCATAGACAGCTGGCAAGAACTATCAGAAGCCACCATTGGCGTTTTAGCGGGTTCGAGTACCGCAGCGACAGTGAAATATTTTTATCCCGAGGTGACGCTAAAAAAAGTAGATTCCTACCAAGCCGGGCGATCGCTGTTGGTAGCCGGACAAGCCGATGCGTTCGCCGCCGATATGAGCATTTTGGCAGGCTGGGCACAAACCGACCCCCAGGTAAGTCTGCTATCACAACGCCTATCCGCCCAACCCATTGCCGTGGTGATACCCAAAGGATTGCAGTATCAACCCTTACGCCAACAGATCGATCGAGCCATTCGCGAATGGTGGGAAAGTGGCTGGCTGCGTTCGCGCGCCCAACACTGGCAAGTGCCTTTTAGCGACTGGCGCAAATTGTGGGAAGATCGACTAAGATAA